A single Methanomassiliicoccales archaeon DNA region contains:
- a CDS encoding bifunctional 5,10-methylene-tetrahydrofolate dehydrogenase/5,10-methylene-tetrahydrofolate cyclohydrolase: NVGKMLIGMPGMLPCTPHGIQELLVRSGNSPEGKHVVVVGRSNIVGKPVAAILMQKAKGANATVTVCHSGTQNLVSITKQADILVAAMGRPAFIKADMVKDGVVVIDVGSSRVDDPSAKHGYRLVGDVDFEAVSRKAKAITPVPGGVGPMTIAMLMSNTVAAAEEHFRHVQKRKR, translated from the coding sequence AACGTGGGCAAGATGCTCATCGGCATGCCGGGAATGCTGCCTTGCACGCCGCATGGGATCCAGGAGCTGCTGGTACGCAGCGGCAACAGCCCCGAGGGCAAGCACGTGGTGGTCGTGGGCCGCAGCAACATCGTCGGCAAGCCCGTCGCGGCCATACTCATGCAGAAGGCCAAGGGGGCGAACGCCACGGTGACGGTGTGCCACTCGGGAACGCAGAACTTGGTCTCGATAACCAAGCAGGCAGATATCCTGGTTGCTGCGATGGGCAGGCCCGCTTTCATCAAAGCGGACATGGTCAAGGACGGCGTCGTGGTCATCGATGTGGGGTCGAGCCGGGTGGACGATCCTTCCGCCAAGCACGGATACCGCCTGGTGGGGGATGTGGACTTCGAAGCGGTCTCGAGGAAGGCGAAGGCCATCACACCCGTGCCTGGTGGAGTAGGTCCAATGACCATCGCCATGCTCATGAGCAATACGGTGGCGGCAGCGGAAGAGCACTTCCGGCATGTGCAGAAGCGTAAGCGCTGA